Proteins encoded within one genomic window of Alosa alosa isolate M-15738 ecotype Scorff River chromosome 24, AALO_Geno_1.1, whole genome shotgun sequence:
- the sema4f gene encoding semaphorin-4F: MKAAACLNAGVLLLCFLLSSWAATLNGYGGSHDVLGSRQLGGVSNFSTFLLDRSTGTLYLGAQDAILAINTSNLGQKPLKIKWDVPEDKRKSCVAKGKTEADCKNYIRLLQFLGDGRIYACGTYAFDPQCAFLNMSSFSLETAEEGGVRMETGKGKCPFEPSQHYTAVMAGGVLYTAATSNFLGTLFDISRATGIEQERIRTERSINWLSDPEFVSSAFIQEDEANNPTGEDDKIYFFFTEVAKEYDLYTKVKVPRVARVCKSDVGGMKTLQRRWTTFLKAQLVCEDRASGQRFNVLTDVFTSRHRLDDPSSTHFYGIFTSQWDREETSAVCVYSLADISKVMDGPFKELKKTCENWINPEPVPTPRPGQCLNSALKSEGFDSSLKLPDKVLTFMRDHPLMENSVVSAPLLVRRGITYTKLAVTLTSISDDDKRTAVVLHLGTDRGELHRVAVVGQNATLLEEIPLFPSHDPVNNILLYKDVALVGSPSSLVRQPAVGCALYPTCEVCARARGLGCAWNPKEQACDGVGNELGDEELGDPLSQCKSGEGRCSPTVKEVSVMKGLRVLLPCVQVSPRACSWEHPPHRHTRQRLSDLEVLASEETEGKYVCLCQEGGREQPACRRAEYHLTLAGASMGGTVALAGGPGRHFLAWYVLLFVVGMLAGAAAILCLLLRHRRASGKGAGHGASLSEKHHDLLPSSATPQSPSSASLLSEAVPLTKRNGTLNGHGGGGHNGGGHNHHHGGGINGPHIYSNNSSSSGEVKLSESSAKLTQHQQGLEGRERPGPEGEEGEGLSEGALGDGRGPVGPGGGAGQTAGVPRSTAGTVRGELHLREPTERKSERERERKDKEKGEREREKESEMNRAKREKRRD; this comes from the exons GGTCACATGACGTCCTTGGTTCGCGGCAGCTTGGCGGCGTGTCCAACTTCAGCACCTTCCTTCTGGACCGCTCCACGGGAACACTGTACCTGGGAGCACAAGATGCCATTCTGGCCATCAACACCAGCAACCTTGGCCAGAAACCCCTGAAG ATTAAATGGGATGTTCCAGAGGACAAAAGAAAATCATGTGTGGCCAAAGGGAAGACTGAG GCCGACTGCAAGAACTACATCCGCCTGCTGCAGTTTCTAGGAGATGGTCGGATCTATGCTTGTGGGACGTACGCCTTCGATCCCCAGTGTGCTTTTCTG aatATGTCAAGCTTCTCCCTGGAGACAGCAGAGGAGGGTGGTGTGCGGATGGAGACCGGGAAAGGAAAATGTCCCTTTGAGCCCAGCCAGCATTACACGGCAGTCATGGCAG gaggGGTCTTGTACACGGCTGCCACCAGTAACTTCCTGGGCACGCTCTTCGACATCTCCAGGGCAACGGGCATTGAGCAGGAGCGCATCCGGACAGAACGATCCATCAACTGGCTCAGTG accCAGAATTTGTCAGCTCAGCTTTCATCCAGGAAGATGAGGCCAATAACCCAACTGGAGAAGATGACAAAATCTACTTCTTTTTCACCGAAGTGGCCAAGGAATACGACCTCTACACCAAGGTCAAAGTGCCAAGGGTTGCCCGGGTCTGCAAG tcgGACGTGGGTGGTATGAAGACGCTGCAGCGGCGCTGGACCACCTTCCTGAAGGCCCAGCTGGTGTGTGAGGACCGTGCCAGCGGTCAGCGCTTCAACGTGCTCACCGACGTCTTCACCTCGCGGCACCGGCTCGACGACCCCAGCAGCACGCACTTCTACGGCATCTTCACCTCCCAGTG GGACCGGGAGGAGACGTccgccgtgtgtgtgtacagcctgGCCGACATCAGCAAGGTGATGGACGGGCCCTTCAAGGAGCTGAAGAAGACGTGTGAGAACTGGATCAACCCCGAGCCCGTGCCCACGCCGCGACCAGGACAG TGTCTAAACAGTGCTCTGAAGTCCGAGGGCTTTGACTCCTCCCTGAAGTTGCCTGATAAAGTGCTGACATTCATGCGTGACCACCCTCTAATGGAGAACAGTGTGGTGTCAGCGCCCCTACTGGTCAGAAGGGGAATAACATACACCAAGCTGGCCGTCACCCTCACATCCATCAGCGATGATGACAAGCGCACAGCCGTCGTGTTGCACCTGGGTACAG atCGCGGGGAGCTGCACAGGGTTGCAGTGGTTGGTCAGAACGCAACACTGCTTGAAGAGATCCCTTTGTTTCCCTCTCACGATCCAGTCAACAACATCCTTCTGTACAAG gATGTGGCCCTGGTGGGCTCCCCGTCCTCTCTGGTGCGGCAGCCGGCCGTCGGCTGTGCCCTGTACCCCACCTGTGAGGTGTGCGCCCGCGCCCGGGGCCTGGGCTGTGCCTGGAACCCCAAGGAGCAAGCCTGCGACGGGGTCGGCAACGA GCTTGGAGACGAAGAGCTTGGAGACCCACTGAGCCAGTGTAAGAGTGGAGAAG gtcgGTGTTCTCCGACGGTGAAGGAGGTGAGTGTGATGAAGGGCCTGCGCGTCCTCCTCCCGTGCGTCCAGGTCTCGCCGCGGGCCTGCTCCTGGGAGCACCCGCCGCACCGGCACACGCGCCAGCGTCTGTCTGACCTGGAGGTGCTGGCGTCCGAAGAAACGGAGGGCAAATACGTGTGCCTGTGTCAGGAGGGCGGGCGCGAGCAGCCGGCGTGTCGGCGCGCCGAGTACCACCTGACCCTGGCGGGCGCCAGCATGGGCGGCACCGTGGCGCTGGCCGGCGGCCCCGGGCGCCACTTCCTGGCCTGGTACGTGCTGCTGTTCGTGGTGGGCATGCTGGCGGGTGCGGCGGCCATCTTGTGCCTGTTGCTGCGGCACCGGCGGGCCAGCGGGAAGGGCGCGGGCCACGGCGCCTCGCTGTCGGAGAAGCACCACGACCTGCTGCCCTCCTCGGCCACGCCGCAGTCGCCCAGCAGCGCCAGCCTGCTCTCCGAGGCCGTGCCGCTCACCAAGCGCAACGGCACACTCAACGGGCACGGCGGGGGCGGGCACAACGGCGGCGGGcacaaccaccaccacggcGGCGGCATCAATGGCCCGCACATCTActccaacaacagcagcagcagcggcgagGTCAAGCTGTCCGAGTCGAGCGCCAAGCTGACCCAGCACCAGCAGGGGCTGGAGGGACGCGAGAGGCCCGGGCCTGAGGGCGAGGAGGGCGAGGGGCTCTCGGAAGGGGCTCTCGGAGATGGGCGAGGGCCTGTCGGGCCTGGAGGAGGAGCTGGCCAGACTGCAGGCGTACCACGGAGCACCGCTGGCACAGTGCGAGGAGAGCTCCATTTGAGAGAAccgacagagagaaagagcgagagagagagagagagaaaggataaaGAGAaaggcgaaagagagagagagaaagagagtgagatgaaCAGggcaaagagagaaaagagaagagattgA